Part of the Rhodothermales bacterium genome is shown below.
TCGCCATAAACGCGGACGTTCTTGACCACCTCGCGCCGATACGCCTTGAGCCCACAGTTGAAGTCGTGCAAATCCAGCCCGGACATCTTCCGGGTGATCATATTAAAGAACCTGCTGGGGATGGTTTTGTTGAGCGGATCTTTGCGGACCTGTTTCCAGCCACTCACCAGATCGTACCCTTCCATCAGCATATCCACCAGCGCAGGCACCTCCGCAGGGTCGTCCTGGAGGTCGGCATCCATCGTCACCACGAACCGCCCCCTGGCGCGCTCGAAGCCCACCGCCAGCGCCGCGGATTTGCCGTAGTTCCGCCGGAACCGAATGCCGGCGAACCGGGCATCTTTCGCGTGGAGCTCACGAATGATCCGCCAGGAATCGTCCTTCGAGCCATCATCCACCAGCCAGACCTCAAACGAATAGCCGGCCTGCTCGCACATCCCCCGAAGGGCCGACGCGAGCTCGGGAAGAGACTCCTCCTCCTCGTAAACCGGCACGACGATACTGAGGTCGGGTTGCATGGGTGGGTAATGGTTACAGGTTGGTAGGTTACAGGTTACAGGCTGGTAGATTACAGATTAAAAACGGCAACCTGTACCCTGCCAACGTGCAACTTGCCAACCTGTAACTTGCCAACCTTCAAACATCGATAGTGGCGTATTTCGCGTTCCGCTCGATGAACTTCCGGCGGGGCTCGACGGCGTCGCCCATGAGGGTGCTGAAGATGCGGTCGACGGCGGCGGCGTCTTCGATCGTCACGAGCTGGAGCATACGCGTTTCGGGATTCATGGTCGTATCCCAGAGCTGCTCGGGGTTCATTTCACCCAGGCCTTTGTACCGCTGGATGACGACCTTGCTGCGGTTTTCCACGCCGTATTCTGCGATGTACCCCTGGAGCTGCTCGTCGGTCCAGGCGTAGCGTTCGTCCTTGCCGCGCTTGATCTTGTAGAGCGGAGGCATGGCCACATAGACAAAGCCGGCCTCGAACAGCGGCAGCATATGGCGGTAAAGCAGGGTGAGCAGGAGCGTACGGATGTGGGCGCCGTCAACATCGGCGTCCGTCATGATGATGATCTTGTGGTAGCGCACCTTGTTGGCATCGAACACTTCGTCCGACGCGGCCAGGCCGGTGCCAAACGCCGTCACGATATTCCGGATTTCCTCGTTCTCGAGGATGCGGTCCAACCGCGCTTTCT
Proteins encoded:
- a CDS encoding toprim domain-containing protein, translating into NEKLAQWLEDHPREARRIVDKVVLAAQARAAARRARELVQRKSVFGGGGLPGKLADCSSKDPRECELYLVEGDSAGGSAKQARDRHFQAILPLRGKILNVEKARLDRILENEEIRNIVTAFGTGLAASDEVFDANKVRYHKIIIMTDADVDGAHIRTLLLTLLYRHMLPLFEAGFVYVAMPPLYKIKRGKDERYAWTDEQLQGYIAEYGVENRSKVVIQRYKGLGEMNPEQLWDTTMNPETRMLQLVTIEDAAAVDRIFSTLMGDAVEPRRKFIERNAKYATIDV
- a CDS encoding glycosyltransferase family 2 protein, giving the protein MQPDLSIVVPVYEEEESLPELASALRGMCEQAGYSFEVWLVDDGSKDDSWRIIRELHAKDARFAGIRFRRNYGKSAALAVGFERARGRFVVTMDADLQDDPAEVPALVDMLMEGYDLVSGWKQVRKDPLNKTIPSRFFNMITRKMSGLDLHDFNCGLKAYRREVVKNVRVYGELHRYIPLLAKWEGYTRITEKSVRHHERKYGRTKFGLERYIRGFLDLITVLFITRFAARPMHFFGSIGTMAFVGGFLISLWISIDKIFQGHPIGDRPLLLLGVMLILLGTQMFTTGLLGEMIIGPRMEDTSTYQVIEAMEPRLLERV